Proteins encoded in a region of the Clostridium beijerinckii genome:
- a CDS encoding class I SAM-dependent methyltransferase, giving the protein MWIKFLMEYFKSPRTVGAVAPSSKKLAEKMAHDIDFDHAKCIVEYGPGTGVFTDRLMKKIKDHTMLMLVEYNEEFCRELEEKYGEYNNVIIVNDSAENVDKYLKEYNIKEVDYVVSGLPFASLPKNMSNRILKKTKDILKKNGLFITFQYTLLKKGYIGSYFEDISLERVVLNIPPAYVLKCQNT; this is encoded by the coding sequence ATGTGGATAAAGTTCTTAATGGAATATTTTAAGTCACCAAGAACTGTTGGAGCTGTAGCGCCTAGTTCTAAAAAGCTTGCGGAAAAAATGGCGCATGATATTGATTTTGACCATGCAAAATGTATTGTGGAGTATGGTCCTGGAACAGGAGTGTTTACTGATAGACTAATGAAAAAAATAAAGGATCATACGATGTTAATGCTCGTAGAATATAATGAAGAATTCTGCAGAGAACTAGAGGAAAAGTATGGTGAATATAATAATGTTATAATAGTAAATGACTCAGCTGAAAATGTAGATAAATATTTAAAAGAATACAATATTAAAGAAGTAGACTATGTTGTATCAGGATTACCATTTGCTAGTTTGCCAAAGAATATGTCAAATAGAATATTGAAAAAAACAAAAGATATATTAAAAAAGAATGGATTATTCATAACATTTCAATATACATTGCTTAAAAAGGGATATATAGGAAGTTATTTTGAAGATATAAGTCTAGAAAGGGTAGTGTTAAATATACCACCAGCATATGTCTTAAAATGCCAAAATACCTAA
- a CDS encoding methyl-accepting chemotaxis protein, with protein sequence MKKIGSVPGRIPLTIKSKLIISFSLIVFLISTVGITSYMTMRSYLVQENIMIEKNVMANDIIILINSIPQDISKYILNPTAENKKIIDDKFININKNQEFIKDNLSGEKALKSFDAVSRMLESYSEEDIKLFESKNATEMVEKNKLMNRFSKLIQNSMQEYMSVELDQQNRARADLAKKSNFTGVLIIVFIVSIGFFSIIFAIFFSIKLGKSLNKIVLLADDIANGNLQVEEYKVNSNDEVSLLASSFNEMTKNLRTMIRGIINNSKDLYESSTMIKDRAKESVKAVNQIAVSTQDAVDGSQYQFSEAKRTEEAVNRLIKMNSTIKEKSNNVLSSANKSLKIAEGGNEKVRSMLNQMNTIKEQVMNIQSVTGILKENSSQIETILDTISKITASTELLALNAAIEAARAGEYGKGFAVVSDEIRKLATSSATSTVEISKILTQIQNYINVLIKSMSIAVNEVMSGSEKVLEVEGAFKNIVESNNDVDGEIKNISGEILVMVNEISAIEKISKNICEISNKSLEGSTDISAIVEEQLATQEEFFASATTLANISSELSNVVSKFRV encoded by the coding sequence ATGAAAAAAATAGGCTCAGTTCCAGGAAGAATTCCCTTAACAATAAAATCAAAGCTTATTATAAGCTTCTCATTAATAGTATTTTTAATATCTACAGTAGGAATAACATCTTATATGACTATGAGGTCTTACTTGGTACAAGAAAATATTATGATTGAAAAAAACGTTATGGCGAATGATATAATAATTTTAATAAACTCAATTCCTCAGGATATATCAAAATATATATTAAACCCAACAGCTGAGAATAAAAAAATTATAGATGATAAGTTTATAAATATTAATAAAAATCAAGAGTTTATTAAAGACAATCTATCTGGAGAGAAGGCACTGAAATCTTTTGATGCCGTAAGCAGAATGTTAGAGTCGTATTCAGAGGAAGATATAAAACTTTTTGAAAGTAAGAATGCCACTGAAATGGTGGAAAAAAATAAACTTATGAATAGGTTTTCTAAGCTAATTCAAAATAGCATGCAGGAATATATGTCAGTAGAATTAGATCAACAAAATAGAGCTAGAGCAGATTTGGCTAAAAAATCTAATTTTACAGGAGTATTAATCATTGTCTTCATAGTATCCATAGGTTTTTTTAGCATAATTTTTGCTATTTTCTTTTCGATAAAGTTAGGAAAATCATTGAATAAAATTGTACTATTAGCTGATGATATTGCTAATGGAAACTTACAGGTAGAAGAATATAAAGTAAATTCTAATGATGAAGTATCTTTGTTGGCAAGTTCTTTTAATGAAATGACAAAAAATCTCAGAACTATGATTAGAGGTATTATCAATAATAGTAAAGATTTATATGAATCTTCTACTATGATCAAGGATAGGGCTAAGGAAAGTGTCAAGGCAGTTAATCAGATTGCAGTATCTACTCAAGATGCTGTCGATGGTTCGCAGTATCAATTTAGTGAAGCAAAAAGGACTGAAGAAGCAGTTAATAGACTTATTAAAATGAATAGCACAATAAAAGAAAAGTCAAATAATGTTTTATCTTCGGCCAACAAATCTCTTAAAATAGCTGAAGGTGGAAATGAGAAAGTTAGATCCATGTTAAATCAAATGAACACTATTAAGGAACAGGTTATGAATATTCAATCGGTAACTGGCATTTTAAAAGAGAATTCATCGCAAATAGAAACGATACTAGATACTATTTCTAAAATTACAGCTAGTACGGAGTTGTTGGCTCTAAATGCTGCTATTGAGGCAGCTAGAGCAGGTGAATATGGAAAAGGATTTGCAGTTGTATCAGATGAAATTCGTAAACTAGCAACAAGTTCTGCAACATCTACTGTAGAGATATCTAAAATTTTAACTCAGATTCAAAATTATATTAATGTATTGATTAAAAGTATGTCCATTGCGGTTAATGAGGTAATGAGTGGCTCGGAGAAAGTTTTAGAAGTTGAAGGAGCATTTAAGAATATTGTGGAGTCAAACAATGATGTTGACGGTGAAATAAAAAATATTTCAGGAGAAATTTTAGTAATGGTTAATGAAATAAGTGCAATTGAAAAAATATCTAAGAATATATGTGAAATTTCAAATAAATCACTAGAAGGAAGTACAGATATATCTGCAATAGTGGAAGAACAGCTAGCAACCCAAGAAGAATTCTTTGCATCTGCTACAACTTTGGCTAACATTTCAAGTGAGTTATCAAACGTTGTTTCTAAGTTTAGGGTTTAA
- a CDS encoding sugar ABC transporter substrate-binding protein, whose translation MGILNFRLRKLSCIVVIILVGSILSACSQAGKVIIDNEPKEDRQKDYIEEVPTQTVTNEKSVDLVPLYEQVRSLKGQEALDFFESLKSKGLSDSDILEFFINLPLSDANKEITDIYKNEKFETYMSTYPTGKPYGNYKWTNGDGTKIKGAFSELDLKLPFSNYVALKSGPVGDSNKKYRIGVAIHGFDQPWNVSLADAAQWEAERHPNVEVDVKDAQWDNDRMADIIDSFVLQKVDGILTWPMVESETTIAPVKRAIEAGIPVVSVDRMTGLEETTSRVTGNFPANGAQCGMYLIWKLAKEGSLNANVVLLRKPSGSTADANRTGHFLKVLSYFPDIHILKSYHDDDNTAEALANMQLALNEYPSIDVVFGTGDHEAIAAYDASKNANRLNSRKDAKKMMFLSIDDSKKAITSVKDGLFEVNTPYTPLISDIGMRTLLNIITKNGSMPHDIITPNIPMVTKDGDTIFGLKTQTPDQWYEYTFGAPIK comes from the coding sequence ATGGGAATATTAAATTTTAGGTTACGCAAATTAAGTTGCATTGTAGTAATAATTTTGGTTGGAAGTATTTTATCAGCTTGTTCCCAAGCAGGTAAAGTAATTATTGACAACGAGCCAAAAGAAGATAGGCAAAAAGATTATATCGAAGAAGTTCCAACACAAACTGTAACAAATGAGAAATCAGTAGATTTGGTGCCGTTGTACGAGCAGGTAAGAAGTTTAAAGGGACAAGAGGCATTGGATTTTTTTGAAAGTCTTAAATCCAAAGGATTATCGGATAGTGATATATTAGAATTTTTTATTAATTTGCCTCTTTCAGATGCCAATAAGGAGATTACTGATATATATAAGAATGAAAAATTTGAAACTTATATGAGTACATATCCTACGGGAAAGCCTTACGGAAATTATAAATGGACAAATGGAGATGGAACTAAGATAAAAGGAGCATTTAGTGAGCTGGATTTGAAATTACCATTTTCAAATTATGTAGCCTTAAAATCAGGACCAGTTGGAGACTCAAATAAAAAGTATAGAATTGGTGTTGCTATCCATGGATTTGATCAGCCATGGAATGTTAGTTTAGCAGATGCAGCTCAATGGGAAGCAGAAAGACATCCAAATGTCGAAGTTGATGTTAAAGATGCTCAATGGGACAACGATAGAATGGCAGATATTATTGATAGTTTTGTTTTGCAGAAAGTGGATGGAATTTTAACTTGGCCTATGGTTGAATCAGAAACAACTATTGCACCAGTGAAAAGGGCAATTGAGGCAGGTATACCAGTTGTAAGCGTTGACAGAATGACAGGACTCGAGGAGACCACGAGTAGAGTTACTGGGAATTTTCCAGCAAATGGTGCTCAATGTGGTATGTATTTAATTTGGAAACTTGCAAAAGAAGGTAGCCTAAATGCAAATGTAGTTCTTCTTAGAAAGCCTTCGGGAAGCACTGCTGATGCTAATAGAACTGGTCATTTCCTTAAGGTACTAAGTTATTTCCCTGATATTCATATATTAAAATCATATCATGATGATGATAACACAGCAGAAGCACTTGCCAATATGCAATTAGCATTAAATGAATATCCTTCTATTGATGTTGTATTTGGAACAGGTGATCATGAAGCTATTGCTGCTTATGATGCATCAAAGAATGCTAATAGATTAAATAGCAGAAAGGATGCTAAAAAGATGATGTTTTTATCAATTGATGATTCTAAAAAGGCAATTACATCCGTAAAAGATGGATTGTTTGAAGTGAATACACCATACACGCCTTTAATATCTGATATTGGAATGAGAACCTTACTTAATATAATCACTAAAAATGGTTCAATGCCACATGATATTATTACACCTAATATACCTATGGTGACAAAAGACGGAGATACTATATTTGGATTGAAAACCCAAACACCTGATCAATGGTATGAATATACTTTTGGAGCACCAATTAAATAA
- a CDS encoding HIT family protein: MSNKNNCLYCDKDEKLDNLMIEICKLEVSTLYLFKEQSHKGRCIVAYDKHVKELFELDDKELELYMKDVTRVAAMIKKTFSPDKINYGAYSDTLPHLHFHLVPKYKDGYSWGGVFEMNPQKKYLSDEEYVKRINLIKENL, translated from the coding sequence ATGAGTAATAAAAATAATTGTCTTTATTGTGATAAGGATGAAAAACTTGATAATTTAATGATTGAAATATGTAAGCTTGAAGTGTCAACTCTTTATTTGTTCAAAGAACAAAGCCATAAAGGAAGATGCATTGTTGCTTATGATAAACATGTGAAAGAATTATTTGAATTGGATGATAAGGAATTAGAATTATATATGAAAGATGTCACTAGAGTAGCGGCTATGATTAAAAAAACTTTTTCACCTGATAAAATAAATTATGGAGCATATTCAGATACGCTTCCACATCTTCACTTTCATTTAGTTCCTAAGTATAAAGATGGATATTCATGGGGAGGGGTATTTGAAATGAATCCTCAGAAAAAATACTTAAGTGATGAAGAATATGTGAAGAGGATTAATCTCATAAAAGAAAATTTATAA
- the rbsK gene encoding ribokinase: MKSLCVIGSLNMDLVTTVENFPLAGQTIMGKEFNTFPGGKGGNQAIALGRLGSDVLMVGKIGGDIYGTRYLEVLRNNNVKYDGVSIEKGMSSGVAVIQVSNNGENNIIVVPGANAEVDINYIESKWSLIERADIFLFQLEIPLETVIATMKKLKKQGKTVILDPAPAVDLPDEIFKYVDYLTPNETELETLIGRKINSEENFAEAAQTLFDKGVKVIVAKLGSDGAAIIKKYKCTRVPGFTVDAIDTTAAGDSFNAGFAFALAKEKELKECVIFGNAVGAISTTALGAQEAMPTFERVNKFIRDR, encoded by the coding sequence ATGAAAAGTCTATGTGTAATTGGAAGTTTAAATATGGATTTAGTAACTACAGTAGAAAATTTTCCTTTGGCAGGACAGACTATCATGGGGAAAGAATTTAATACATTTCCAGGAGGAAAAGGTGGGAATCAAGCAATAGCACTAGGTAGATTGGGATCAGATGTGCTTATGGTAGGAAAAATAGGGGGAGACATATATGGAACAAGATATTTAGAAGTTTTAAGAAATAATAATGTTAAGTATGATGGAGTAAGTATTGAAAAAGGTATGTCCTCTGGAGTAGCAGTGATACAAGTAAGTAATAATGGAGAGAATAATATAATTGTTGTTCCAGGAGCTAATGCAGAAGTTGATATAAATTATATTGAAAGCAAATGGAGTTTGATTGAGAGAGCAGATATATTCTTATTTCAATTAGAAATTCCATTAGAAACAGTAATTGCAACTATGAAAAAACTAAAAAAACAAGGTAAGACAGTAATACTTGATCCAGCACCAGCGGTAGATCTTCCTGATGAAATTTTTAAATATGTGGATTATTTAACACCTAATGAAACGGAGTTGGAGACTTTAATTGGAAGAAAGATAAATAGTGAAGAAAATTTTGCAGAAGCGGCACAAACATTATTTGATAAGGGAGTAAAAGTTATAGTTGCAAAGTTAGGTAGTGATGGGGCTGCAATTATTAAGAAATATAAATGTACTAGAGTTCCGGGATTTACTGTTGATGCAATAGATACAACAGCAGCGGGAGATTCTTTTAATGCAGGATTTGCTTTTGCCCTAGCAAAAGAAAAAGAACTTAAAGAATGCGTAATATTTGGAAATGCAGTAGGCGCTATTTCAACAACCGCACTAGGAGCTCAAGAAGCTATGCCAACATTTGAAAGAGTTAACAAATTTATTAGGGATAGATAA